From Candidatus Omnitrophota bacterium, the proteins below share one genomic window:
- a CDS encoding SpoVG family protein: MEINVVRLHRIEGENRVKAFADVEFDEELLVKGIMLIHSRNGLFVSMPREQGKDGLWYDKVKPLKGDLRSRLHQAIMAAYEKAEQDSDQAELSPLPAESN; encoded by the coding sequence ATGGAAATCAATGTGGTGCGACTGCACAGGATCGAGGGCGAGAATCGTGTCAAGGCCTTTGCGGATGTCGAATTTGACGAGGAATTGCTCGTCAAGGGAATCATGCTTATTCACAGCCGTAACGGGTTGTTTGTGAGCATGCCCCGCGAACAGGGAAAGGACGGTCTCTGGTACGACAAGGTCAAGCCTCTCAAGGGAGACCTCCGGTCGCGGCTTCACCAGGCAATCATGGCTGCCTATGAAAAGGCAGAACAGGACTCCGATCAGGCAGAGCTGTCGCCTTTGCCTGCGGAATCAAATTAG